A window of Oryza glaberrima chromosome 2, OglaRS2, whole genome shotgun sequence genomic DNA:
gaaagaaaaaaagaaagagaagagggggaaagagaatggtgctgacgtggcaccccgacaTGTGGGGTCTACGTGGGCTTCACggtgactcagccgccacgtgggacaaaaccggggttaaaaccgccgagggatctagtttgcactggtttcgTAAGTTGGAGGATCcgttatatccggttttatggtttggggacgattttgtaactccatgacaagttgaggaactttcggtgtactttttcccaaaTTGTGGGAcctgtgaacttattccttccatTGTAAACATATGGGCTGGAAGTGAGGCCCACCCAAAGTTCTGAAAGAAGGCCCGAAGAAGCCCACAATATTTACCACAAGTTTCTTTTCAGTCCAGCCCACGTGGCTACGGTCGCCTGgaacttggcggcggcggcggcaacccccccccccccccctccccccccaccaccaccggcgaggcggcgacggcggcggcggcggcgagctcccctGCGTATTAGTCATTGGCGCCGTCGCAAGCTCGTCTCGCGGTCCATTTGTTCGTAAGCGGTGGCGGCAGTGCTCCCAGGCAGGCCCCTCTAAAACCCTGGACGCCAAGATGCTGCGCTGCGTGTACacgcagcggcggtgggcgcaCCGGCGGGGAGGCTTCGTCACCGGCGGGACCGGCTGGTCGCAGCGgcgcgcccccgccgcggcggcggctgttggcgcgggcgcgggcgcgaaGAAGTCGGAGTGGTGGGCGGTGGACGGCGAGATGCACGAGATCGGGGAGGGCGTGCCGCACCGCGAGCGCTTCGCCATCCCGCGCGACAACCTCCCCAACCGCCGCCGGAAGCAGATGCGGGAGCAGTTCATGCGCCGCACGCGCCTCGTCCTCAAGGACACGgtaagctgccgccgccgcgcgcccgcacCTGTAGTTAGCTGAGCTCTGCTCCTCCCCCAATCCCCCCGCGCTAGGATTGGATTACCCATTCCTTTTGTTGAAACAATGATTGGATTGAGCTCGGCTGCTTGTTTCTGAACAATTTGGTTGAGCCCAAATGGaaacgaactctgcaatttgaTTTGTGCAGGCAAGTACTGATGTACTACCACTTATTATGCATTTATTAGTTTTCATTGGGAAGTAGGATAAATCTCCTTGCTAATAAGCTAGCAGAAATTTGGAATCATGGGATAGGAAAAATTGAGAAACATGGAATGAAACTCAAGATGCTATTGTATCTTAATGCAGTCAGTAACAAGCAGCAGAAATCATTGACAAAATGGGGTCtgaattcagtttttttttagaagatCTGAATTCGAATATTAAGCCATGTCTTCTCTAAGCAGATGATGCCCCCTTTTCCTAGATCCGAAGCCGCTGCCATTTTGTCCTATTAAAAATCATGGAAGTTCTGCAGCAACTCAACTTTgtacattaattttttttttccttttcatggTTAGTAAGATTTTTCTGCCTTGCTCTTTAAGACTAATTATGTTTTAGCCAACTTCAATCTGCTATTATCTGCACACTCGCACTTATATCTTTTCTACTTTTAGTTGGTCACACACTGAACATGTAATCTCTCAGATCTCTTCTTTTTGGCAATAGAAAGGGGGCGTATGAGCGTATCGATGTATGGTGCAAACAGAAGAACATGTTGATGCACCTTTGTTGTTAGTGTACGATTCAGGACAAGAAAAGGGCAAACCAAATTCACATTATTTATTCTTCATTTCTGAGAGCCAGTGTAACTGAGGCCATCCTAACCTGATTTTTGTGAGACCTAAGCATGGTTAGCTGTTTTCTTGTGGATTGCACATACTGATTCTTGAAATACATTTTAGGCATGTCGTACACTTTATATAACTATCGGTCCATTATTTCGTTCATTAGTCAGTGCCAAAACTTTGGTCACCAAAGCACTTTTCGctggttttgacttttgaggtGAAGAGATACAAACTATGTGAATTGTGAAGGCTTTGATATGGAGATAAGATACCATGAAAATTCTGTGTTGCCATAGCTTAGGTTAGGCATTTCTTGGAATAAACCAGACAGGTGCATGTACTGTGTGAGAATTCATGATTTTGGATTCATGAAAAATCATTATTTCTTACAGCAAGAATTTTGGACTTTGGAAAACAACATCACGTTCAGGTTTTTGTTGTATTTCATATCTCATGCCTACCTGTCATCAAGGTTTTTATCAAAAGCATTCATGTCAGTTACCTTTTTTAGTCGAACATTCTGTCTCTTCGTTTGTTTATTTGAGTTGCCCATGATGTGCAATTCATGAGGACAAATTGCATTAAATTCTTTTGTTCGAACTTTGAAATGTTCCTTGTGGCCAACTGTAGTTAGGAGCACAATTAACTATTTAATACAGTAAATGGACTGTGCATAATGAACTGAACTGAATGGAAAATTTGCCGATCCTCTATTTATAAAGTGCTATGTTTAATATCATGAGAgaacatattattttattattcatGAACTAGTGTGCAAAGCCTCCATGTGCTTTATCGGCTTACAGATATCAGCATGGCCTTTCATATTAGGTGACTGAATACCACAAAATTTACAGGAACATGAAGCTtggtgtaaaaaatatatggaacTATACCAAGAACTTAGAGAGAATTGGGAAAGGTTATATTGGGATGAAGGTTATTCCAAAAAGATTGCTGAAGATCATGCTAATTATGATtctgctgaagaagatgatctAGACTTCTCACCTTACAGGTAGAAAATTTTGAAGGGATTTATTTTTTGTCTTGTTTATTTGCTAGTCAAATTGCTCAGTTTTTGTCAGAATAAACCTGAGTTAATTGTATGTGCAATTCTTTGATAAATGTTTGATATAATTGAAACTGCTTCCTCTTATTTTATTGTTTGTAGTATCTCTCCTTTTCATTATGTGTTATTGCAACTAAGATTGAATTGAATTGTTttcctcatatatatatatttctcttaGATTTCCAGCCTATAAATGTTTAGCAATATTCTTTAACTAGTTATCCTTCTGAAGGGTCTTGCTCGAAATAGAGTGCCAATAATATTTGTCATCTGTGGAATGATCTCATCTGTTGTTTTCAATTGCAGCAGGAGAAGGCACACCAATGTAGAGCCAAACAAGGTAACCTCATTGTATTTTTGATGGACCTTATATAGTATCATTTATTTATGTAGGAACCTGCCTGTAATGTTCCAATCTTGCTATGCTAAGGGTGTCGGCTATCCTTTCATATGGAAACACAAAATTTCTACCTAAGCTAGCTAGACTGAAGGGGAATTCTTACTAATCCATGCATAACCTATGGGTGTTCAAACTGGTTTTGCCAACCCATTTGTAACTGCGCCATGCACACATAGACTGCACCCCTGAAAGTAATATAAACAAATGAATGTTCATTTCTGCATGTCCATTCAGGTTGCCAAGCCCAGTTGACCTGGTATGAACAACCCTAGTGTCAAACTTCagtggacattttttttttctactataatGCATGACATTAACTGTAGTCAAAAGTCTACGACCTCCCATTATTTTCTGGGAAAACTACTGAATACTGACCATGGGCAATCAGATTCAGCACTTGGCAGTATTGGAGATATGCCCTTAAGAGTTAGAGCTCATTAGCGGTACTTTAGTGGTGTAGTTTGTCTTTGCAGCTGCTTTAGTCAAAGGTTTTGGTGGCATTGTCTAAGTAGTATTTAAGCACACATCTTCATGAGTGTGATGACACTACGCAAACTTAGCAGCACAATCCTAAGTTAGCATTGACTTTATTTCAGGACATTGGTTTTACGGCAAGCAAACAAGGTGAAACATGGGAAAGGGTTACTCAAATTCGTGACAAGTTTGAATATgacagagagagaagaatgAGGGAACGAGGTAAACATCATGTCTTCATAGTTCATActggaatttttcttttttgtctgCCATTGCTATTTGTACCCTCAGATAATGTATAGGTAAATGGTAAAAAATGTTAGGCATTTTCACTAACCCAGGATATAATTCTGTACCAAGTTGCTGATCCTTGGCTCTCCGGGCACTCCATTCCTAAAAAAATGCATTTCCACAACCTCCTGTCCATAAAATTATTGATACTACTGTTTTTATAGTAAACATGTCATGTTAAATGTGTTGCCCAGTAACTGTTTTTACACTGTTAGACATTTTGCACATGAAGTTCTGTAGGTATTACTTTCTTTCAGCCTCTATATGCCATGTTTAATTATGTTctttttgtctttctttctcTATGATGCAGCATTTGCTCCCATGAATATGGAGAACAACTTTGGGCAGCATGACTCGAGATTCAGGAACCGACATGATTCAAACTATGCCCCTAGAAACATGGAAAATAAATTTGGTTCAAATGACTCAGATTTTGGAACCCAATCTGGTAGAAGTTTCCGACATGATCCAAGTTTCAGGAACCAGCACGGTTTGAATTTCCAAAATGAATCAAGTTTCAGAAATCACCAGTATCCAAATTTCCAAAACCAACGAGACCCAAGAAACCGCGTGATGTCTTCTGAAGATCAGGAATTGATGTCTTCTGATGATCAGGAATTCTAATAAGCATGATCTTGCCGAGTGCGAGGTGGCCAGTGAAAATTGTACAACTGAAGCGTGCTGATTTTGTAACTCTGTTAAGCATAAACAGAATGAAATGCATTTTACATTGGCAATTGTAGTATAATGTCAATGTGTCCCTTCatcgttgagacttgagagaagGGTTGAGTGTTGTAGGAATCATCACCTGCCTTTTACCCGTCTCTTCATTTGTGATGATTCAGAATACTATATCTAGTATCTACAACAAATAGTTATACACTGACTCTGGCAAAGTACGACAACCTCAAAAAATGCTCAGATCCAGCGTGAATTTTGTAAGTGATAGAAAATAATGCCAATCCTAGAGTAGCGAATAGAAAATGAGGGCCATCTTTGGAGTGTTGCTGGAGCTTGTCGCCTTCAAAAGCTCCTTAGTGGGACGGCTAATAGGCAACTAAGCTCCCCGAGTTGTCTAGTGTGTGTGGGTCTTGGTAGGAGGGCTCGGGCACtcctactttgtttttttttgtgttgtgttttttgtattgttttttcttccccttaatgaaatgaaatacaGCTCTCCTGCCTTCGAGGAAAAAAAAGCGTGAATTTTGTTGGTATTTTCTTTTATGCAGGATCACCATTTCGATAGGGCTCACCCTACCTAAGATTTTCCTTGAAGTTCATATATTACCAAACCCTAAAAAAGGGCAGGAAATTACATTTAAATTGTCGTCCATAGCTATAGCTTGGAGTCGTGAGTTAGtttctacttcctctgttttatattataagactttctagcattacctatattcatatatatgttaatgaatctagacacatataaatctagattcattaacatctgtatgaatatgggtaatgttaaaaagttatataacctgaaacggaggaagtactatataACAAGCATACTCGATGCCAATTTTCTAAGCTTTTATGTTTTTTACAAAACTTCTCCAAAATAAGATTGTCAACAATTTCTGAcattgtttttttctaaaaaaaaaaacacacccaCTACAAACGCTGACAATATGCACACACTCACCCGGTCACCTTATGAGCACATCTCAAAAACACGAGCACTCATACTAAATCTATCTATGACTTTAATCGGGATGAGTACGTCTCACCAAAAAGAACTTAGCTATTCGAACTATGCTGCTTggccctttgttttttttttttttagtgataGAGAGTGAAATGGGCTCTTTTATCGTTGGCAATCGCTTTCTGTCTTCTGTAAAAGAAGCCCAACGAAGCTACGGAGCCCGGCCCACCAAGAAGCAACCCCCCCTGGTAAGCCCCAGATGAAGCGACAACCCGATCGG
This region includes:
- the LOC127761315 gene encoding uncharacterized protein LOC127761315 isoform X1, encoding MLRCVYTQRRWAHRRGGFVTGGTGWSQRRAPAAAAAVGAGAGAKKSEWWAVDGEMHEIGEGVPHRERFAIPRDNLPNRRRKQMREQFMRRTRLVLKDTEHEAWCKKYMELYQELRENWERLYWDEGYSKKIAEDHANYDSAEEDDLDFSPYSRRRHTNVEPNKDIGFTASKQGETWERVTQIRDKFEYDRERRMRERAFAPMNMENNFGQHDSRFRNRHDSNYAPRNMENKFGSNDSDFGTQSGRSFRHDPSFRNQHGLNFQNESSFRNHQYPNFQNQRDPRNRVMSSEDQELMSSDDQEF
- the LOC127761315 gene encoding uncharacterized protein LOC127761315 isoform X2, yielding MLRCVYTQRRWAHRRGGFVTGGTGWSQRRAPAAAAAVGAGAGAKKSEWWAVDGEMHEIGEGVPHRERFAIPRDNLPNRRRKQMREQFMRRTRLVLKDTEHEAWCKKYMELYQELRENWERLYWDEGYSKKIAEDHANYDSAEEDDLDFSPYRRRHTNVEPNKDIGFTASKQGETWERVTQIRDKFEYDRERRMRERAFAPMNMENNFGQHDSRFRNRHDSNYAPRNMENKFGSNDSDFGTQSGRSFRHDPSFRNQHGLNFQNESSFRNHQYPNFQNQRDPRNRVMSSEDQELMSSDDQEF